In the bacterium genome, one interval contains:
- a CDS encoding glucose 1-dehydrogenase produces MRLAGKVVLITGAGGGMGRLAAQVFALEGARVVLADVSQDAGETAAGEVTRAGGEAIFVQADVARERDVQTLVRRGLEAFGRLDVLYNNAGIFPADDGSVVDVAEDVWDRVMAVNLKGIYLCCKHAIPELLRGGGGSIINVASFVALVGCTVPQDAYTASKGGVIALTKSLAVQFGPKRVRTNAIAPGPIETPLLMSWLLTNPAEKKKRLDRIPAGRFGRPEDIVNMALYLASDEAAWVNGAVMVVDGGITSNYF; encoded by the coding sequence ATGCGCCTCGCCGGCAAAGTCGTCCTGATCACCGGCGCCGGCGGTGGCATGGGACGCCTCGCCGCGCAGGTCTTCGCCCTGGAGGGCGCGCGCGTCGTGCTCGCGGACGTATCGCAGGACGCGGGCGAGACCGCCGCCGGAGAGGTCACGCGCGCGGGGGGCGAGGCGATCTTCGTCCAGGCCGACGTGGCGAGGGAGCGGGACGTCCAGACGCTGGTCCGCCGCGGTCTCGAGGCGTTCGGGCGCCTCGACGTGCTCTACAACAACGCCGGCATCTTTCCGGCGGACGACGGCTCCGTGGTGGACGTCGCGGAAGACGTCTGGGACCGCGTGATGGCGGTCAACCTCAAGGGCATCTACCTGTGCTGCAAGCACGCCATCCCCGAGCTCCTGCGGGGCGGCGGCGGCTCCATCATCAACGTGGCGTCGTTCGTCGCCCTGGTAGGGTGCACCGTACCCCAGGACGCCTACACCGCGAGCAAGGGCGGCGTGATCGCGCTCACCAAGTCCCTCGCCGTGCAGTTCGGGCCGAAGCGCGTCCGGACGAACGCGATCGCCCCCGGGCCCATCGAGACGCCGCTGCTCATGTCGTGGCTCCTCACCAACCCCGCGGAGAAGAAGAAGCGCCTCGACCGGATCCCGGCCGGCCGATTCGGCCGTCCCGAGGACATCGTCAACATGGCGCTCTATCTGGCCTCGGACGAGGCGGCCTGGGTGAACGGCGCCGTCATGGTCGTCGACGGCGGCATCACATCGAATTATTTTTGA